One Parashewanella spongiae genomic window, AAAAAGTGACGGGCTTATTTATCAAGCGGTATTGTCGTCAGCCGGTGATGGCAAAGGCGTAAACTACCGCTTTATTGCTAAGGCATTTGAGCTTGATGATTTTGTAAAAACACGCCATGGCGACAATATTATTTGCCATACTACTGCGGAGTTAGGTCGGCAGTTCAAACGTGATGGGGTGTTAGTTTCAAAACACCTTAATACTCGTGAATACCGCGCGGTTATTCAGCACGATAGAAGTTTGTTAAATATTGGCAGTAGCCGTAGTGAGCTACGGGGTTATGCTAATCAGTTTTCACTGTGTGACTCTGAGCATTCATTACGTCATATCGAGAAACTGGCCAAAGCGGTGCATTCTAAAGAAGGCAAAATGGAGACGATTAAGTCTATGATTGCCGCTATTTTAGAAGAAGACGGTGTTAATCCTCCCAGTTCTCGGGTTAACCCTCAGCACGTTGAAGCGTGGATTAATGAAAGTCAATTAGTGAAGGGTTTTGAGCAACTTCAGCCAGAATACGTAAAACTAGAACAAGAATTTAATCAATTATTGAGCGTTGAACATCGTCTAAGCAGCTTAACTCGCGTTTACAAAAACGATGAAGAGCTTGAAATTCAACGTAAAGAACTCGCTGAAAATAAAGCAAAAGAAGAATGTATCAAGCTTAAAATGCTTGAAGAAAATTGGAAAGAAACCCGCGACGAGTTAAACCAAGAGCTTTCAGCCGCAAAAGCAGATAGTAGCAAATACGAGCAAGAACTTGATTTAATGGAAGAGCAGCATGGCGCTTTTCTGGATGCCGATATTGAGCAAGCGAAAATAGATCTTACCTTAATCCCAAATTGGCAAACTGATTTGGAGAATATGCGAGAGCGTCATAAGCTTCAAACCGAAAAACACCATGATGTTGAGTCGGCTTATAACGAACGGCGCAGTAAAATCAGTGAAAAACTCAATCGTGATTTAGAAAAGCTGCATACGCAACTAGAAACACAGCGCGAGCAAAAAGAACAGCAGCGAGATACGGCTCGCAAAGATATAGAAACACTTAACGACAAAGCACGCGAGCAAATTGCCAGTATTAATGCTGAACACAATGAGCAGCGCAGCGAATTTAAACTCAAAGCCGCCGAGTATAATATTCAGCTGCAAAACGTCACATATACACAAGCTGAAAAGCACACGCTGGCTGAATTTGATGCGCGTATTAATCTAGGTCGAGAACAAGAGCAAAGTAGCAGTCACAAAGTAGATCGGTTAACCACAGAAGAACGTAAATTACGTGCAAAGCGCGAACAAGCCAATGAAACACTGCGAAGTGCAAGTAAACGGGTGATTCAGCGTCAGCAGCAACTCGACGAAGTTGAACAAGCCTTGTATCCGCAATCTCATACACTACTCGAATTTTTGAGGAAAGAAGCGGATGGTTGGGAGCAAAACGTCGGCAAGGTGATTGCACCTGAGTTGCTACATCGAACCGATCTTCATCCTCAGGTAGCAACGGAGGTTCATGATAGTTTATTTGGCATCCATCTTGACTTAAAAGCAGTTGAGGTGCCTGAGTGTGCAGAGACAGAGCAAGCACTTAGGATCCGCTTTAATAAAGCAGAAGAGGCGGTCGAGCTTGCAAAAGAGCAACAGCAAATTGCAGAAGCTCAGTTGGTTGAAGTGAATACGCAATTAGATGATCTTAGCCGTGAGTTAACGATTGCTCGTACAGCTTATCGAAATTGTCGTGATGATTTACAGCGTTTATGGGAAGACAAAACCACGGCACAAGAGAAAATAGATCAAGCGTTGAAATCACGGCAATCAGATACTCAGCAGTTGTTAGTCAAATTAGAGAGCGAGCTAAAGCGTCAAGCTCAACAGCATCAAACTCGCGTAGAAGAGCACCAAGCTCAAGCCCGCGATGACAAAATGGAGCGACAAGCCTACTGGCAAGAAGTCATAGGCGTCATTGACAACCAAATCAACCAAACACGCAACAGCATCGACCAGCGTAAAACTAATGCAAAAGTAGAGCAAAAAGAGTGTGATGTTTGGTACAAAGACGAATTGCAATCTCGCGGCGTCGATGAAGGAAAAATCGTTAAGCTAAAACAAGACATCAACAATTATGAAACGCGAATTTCCAATGCAGAAAGTCGCCGCAATGATGTCCTGAAATTTGATGATTGGTATCAACGAGAATGGATAATACGTAAGCCGAAGTTACAGACCATGCTGACCGAAGTAAAACAAGCTGTGGCTGAATTCAGTCAACGATTGTCAACGGAATCAAGCAAAGTTAAAACCCAACGTGAAACGATTGATAAGACACGTAAACAACAAGAAGCCATACAGGTTGAGACTTCAGAAAACTTAACTCGATTACGTGAGCTTATTCGTAAATTGTCTGACTTAAAACTGCCAGCCAATGACGACGAAGTACAGGGCGGGCTTGCAGAAAGAATGCGGCAAGGCAGTGATTCACTCTTGATGCGGGAAAACTTACTCAGCTCAATAAAACAATATGTTGAACATTTTGACTCTATTATTGCCAGTAAATCAGGTTCACGATTTGCGGAAATGTGGGAAAAATCTCGCGAAGAATCAAGTTCAGTGAATGATAAAGGGATCCGCATACTCGATTATCGTAAATTAGTCCCTGAGCTGGACAATCTCCTCAATGTGATTGTGTCGCAGCAGTTTAGAGCGATTCAAGAGCAAGGGCGAATTTTTGGTGTTGATTTAACGGCTTACTATGATGTGCTTGCTGATATTGATCGTCGCATCGCCTCACAAAGTGCGCGCATCACACGTGAAGTGGGCGAAGAACTGTTTTTGGATGGTGTTTCAGAATCGGCCGTTAAAATTCGCTCTCGCATCTCCGAACTAGAATTTTGGCCTGAACTCGAACGCTTTGTAAAAGCCTTCGCAACATGGAAGGCGTCAGGTTTTGATGGATTACCAGATGAAGATTACATCATTAGCATGCGCAGAGTGCTAGATATTATTGGACGCTCAGCATTAGCTGGTGGCATTTCAAAACTTTTAGAAATTGAATTGAGGTTACGTGAAGGTCACAGTGATTTAGTGATCCGCACTGACCGTCAGCTTAATGAATCATCCAGTCATGGTATGGCTTATTTGATTTTGTGTAAGTTCCTTTTAGCCTTTACACGTCTGTTACGTGGGAGAGCACAGGTGACTATTCACTGGCCGATTGATGAACTTGGCACTCTGCATCACAATAATGTGAAAAAGATTTTCGATGCCTGTGAAAATAACCAAATATCAGTGCTAGGTGCGTTTCCAAACCCTGAGTCAGAGGTGCTAACGTTATTTAAAAATCGGTACATAATCGACAAAAAAACCAAAAAATTGCAGGTCGTGAAACCTAAAGTGAACCCAATTGCTGAGAAGTTAAAAAATCGTCTTAAGGAGAGCGCATAATGAGTGAGTTAGCCAATATGAGCCATGAATCGACAGGATCAGTAATGGTGGGCACCAGCGCATTGATTGAGTCTTTGCTAAAAGGTGATTTTGTTTGCCGTACCACAGATGAAGACAGTTGGCGTGCACTGCAAAATCAAGCGACTCGCGATCGAATCGAGCAGTACTTGAACCAAATTAATCGCACATTAGCCTCTGCTGCCGAGGGCGAAGTGTACTTTTGTGGCTATTTAGAACTTGGTGACAATGAGCGCAAGGTAATATCAAGTCAGTTTCGTGATATTTGCCAGTCATTAACTCCACTGGTGGAATGGCTCGTGTTAGTGCAAGAGTCCAGTGGTGCCGATGCGCCATTGACTCAAGGTGCGCCCATTCGGCTTACTGAGCTGCAAACGCGCATTGAAGATACCCCCGCTTTTCGTGAGCAACTTAGCCAGTTGAGTCAATATCGCTTATTTGGTTCGACTAGCTCGGCCGCTGATAATCAAATTAAACTTGTATTTAAGCGGTTGCTGGAGTTGGGCTACCTCATAAGACCTAATAAAGATAAACAAATATATATCGCCACAGGCAAGCTTGATTACCTTTATGAAGTGATCCGTTTTATTGACGAAACCGAGGCGCTTAGTCTTGAAGCTCAAGCTGAAACGATCACTCAAGCGGATTTAATCTAGGAGTTCGTGATGAGTAATAATTTACATCAAGCGGGTGTTAAGCTGCTCAAACAACTGAGTAAACACGCTGATTTGATCATGGATGCTTATGTGGCAGGCTCAGTTGATGAAACCAAAGCTGAGTCGAAAGCGATCGACAAACTAAAAAATGCTGGCATTTTGTGGCGACCTGATCTAGAGCAAGATCTCAGGTTAACTCGAACTGTGCGAGCAATGCTGGAGGAAGCATTAAGCGATGAACGCAATCGGCAAATCGACTCAAATGCTGGTTCGGCATTAGCAACGATTAAGACCTTAGCTAATCATTATAAAGAAGCTCGTCATAATGTTGATCATGCTGCCGCAGAAGCTTATCTGGCTGACTTAAGTGAGCATGTATATAGCTTTACTGAAAGCTTGGCATACTCAACCCGTGTACTTTGGAGCCGTATTAATAATGACTTCGGTTATGTTGGCAGCATAAATGCCAAAATTCGCGAAAACGAACTCGCTCAAACTCAGGTGACAGAGCTACTCAATGGATTGGAGATGTTTCAATTTGAAGAACTGACAGAGATAGCAGGTGATGTACGTGAGCTGCGAAAGTTGCTAGTGACAGCACTGCATGAAAGCTTAAGTTTGAATATCGAAGAATTAAGTTTAGTTCAAGGTCGCTTACTTGAATTATTAGGGCGTTTTCGCCAAATACGTGGGCGTACTCGTTTACTGAAAGGCTGGTTGTTAAATGCAGAAATGCATCCAGATTACACTCCTGATAACCATGTTAATCACAAGCAAATCCCTTCAATTTTTAATCAAGCCGAGTCACTCTTAGCACCAGCTTCGGTAGATATTCGCAACACAATGCATGAGGCTGAAATTATGCAATTAGTCGCTAAGGTTAAAAGCTTTAGTGACAGGCCTAAATCTACCGAATCTGAAAAAGAATTATCTAGCTTTACTTTGGAAGATACACAAGATTTTGAAATCATAGAAAGCGCCATTAAGGTGGCGGTTGATAAGTATTTGTGTGACGTCATTGAAAGTGGTCAACCGACTTCAGCATTGGAGTACTTATCAGCCAAACAATTAGCTTTTGATAGCGAAAGTTGGCTGTATCAAGTTATTGGTGGATATGAAGGCCTAGCTGAAGAATATAAAGAGCACTTCAGTTTATTAGCTGAAGGAAAAAATCACTCTGTTTATACAGGTAACTTTATTGTGAGTGATATTATTATTGGATTAGATTGATAAACATCGAGGACGAAGACTACATTGGGTAAACTCACGGACATGCATTTCAAGGCTATTGCGAATCTTGTTAAACAGCGACGACAAGTGACTTTTCGATTAAATCCAATGTGGCAAGAAATTTATGATGTGACCGAAATCGGGGATTACATTCAGCAGAGCCGGAAATTGATATTGTCTGCTAGTCACTTAAAAACTCTTCGCCAAACTATCAAAGATATTTGCAAAGTTGATGTGTTGAGTTATTCGCCTGATATTGAACGAATAGAAATGACGACTCAAGGCGCTGACGATAAACTGGCTAAAATTAAACCCGAAGATGATTTTGTCCTGTTTAAGATCTTGGGTGTGACTTTTAATTTTCAGCCTTTTACAAACGCATGCTCAATGAGAGTGAAAGTCGATGAGCTTTTAGCTTTTTTCGCAAATGAAAATATTTCAACAGTTTTAGTCGTAGAGAATCTTGATATTTTTGATCGAATTTATGAGTTTGATCTCCCTTGTAATAAAGAATCAACTTTGGTGGTTTATCGTGGAGATAGCAAACATTCACCAACAGGGTTGAAACGATTTTTAGTTAACATACCTAAGAAAAGTGAGATCATTGCTTTTACCGATTTTGATCCAGAAGGATTAAGAATTGCTTTAACACTTCCATCCATAAACGCTGTATTGCTTCCAAATCTGAAACATATACCTGTGGAAACCTTGCGTAAGTATAATCAAATTGATGACTACGTAAAGCAAAGTAATGCTAGAAGTTTTTTAAGCACATCTTGTAATGAAAAAATCGAACCAGATTGGCAGTTCATGAAAACTCATCGATTGAGCATTAAACAACAGACTATGTTGTCTAACCAAGTACCATTGAAATTGAACACGATTAATTAGGGGCTGTTGATCTTTTAGGATTAAATTTTGTGCTATTTGAGTATTTATCTGTTCAAGGCGTGAGCAGTGATGCTTAGCCATCTAAGTGAGCTGGTCACAACACAGAACAGTGAATGCTCAAAAGCATCGAAAAAAGAGAGAGCGTAAATTGGTCGCTCTTTCTAAATCAAAGGTGCTGCATTATCGTTTTCTTATTTGGAAACGAAGTAACGACAGTTTTGTATGTCGATAATAACCAAACCTCACAAACTTTGCCTTGCATAAAATAACCAATTTATCGCTGCAAAAACAATCACGAAAGATCAACAGATCCTAATCATAACTGCGATTTCATAAATTTTAGGCCTGTCTTTAACCATCGTACACCTATTTTATTTCCAATATATTTCAGTGGAAACATTTTTACACATAACTCGAGTATAAAATAGATTGTATACAGTATTCATTTGGTGTATGTTTTCGTTGTTCGAGTAAAAAATAGGCAATAACTAAGCGGTAATCGCCTCGAATATTACCTCAAAGGGATGAAGGAAAGGTTTATGAATACGAATTATTTTATAAGTAAATGTCCATCCCGAAAAACGCTTGCTGCCATTGCGGTTAGTTCAGCGTTGTTGTTTTCGGCTCCTGCAGCTTTAGCTGTGGATGGTAGCGGTATCGTCAAAGGTCATATTGAAAATGTTTCAGGTCAAAGCATTGCTAACGCAACGATAACCTTGAAGCACAAAACTAAAGGTTTGGTTTATTCTATATCAACTAATGACAACGGTGAGTATATTCTTCGTAATGTTCCTGTCGGGGACTACGATATAACGATCAGCAAAAACGGATTTTCACAAGCTTCTGAAAACAATGTTGAAGTGACCATCGGGCAAGCTCTAATACTAGATAGTCAACTTCAAAGTGCTTCAAGTGAAAATATTGAGCGTATCGAAGTTACTGGCAGCAGTATTCGTCGAGTAGATTTAGAAAACTCAACTTCTGGCGTAACCTTGACCCAGGCAGAATTGAATGTATTGCCTGTTAGTACAGGTTTTGAAAGCATTGCTTTATTAGCGCCAGGTACAGCAGCACCTGGCGGTAGTAACTTTAAAGGTGCTTCAAGTTTTGGTGGTGCTTCTTCTGCTGAAAACGGCTACTATTTGAACGGATTGAATGTCACTAATATTCGTACTGGTTTAGGTTCTATAGCCTTGCCATGGGAAGCGATATCTCAGACGCAAGTCCAAACGGGAGGAGTTACTCCTGAATTTGGCGGAGCAATGGGTGGAATAGTGAACGCAGTTTCTAAATCAGGTAACAATGATTTTAGTTTCGGCGTAGAAGCAAGGTGGGATCCTTCTTCACTTCGATCTGAACACCAATCAATTTATGATTCTGAAGGTGTTATCCAAACAAACACTCAGCGTGATAGTACTGATTTTAAATATGTAAGACTTTGGGCTAGTGGCTCAATTATTGAAGATAAACTGTTCTATTACGGTTTGTATGCACCACGCAGAACTGAGAGCGAATGGGCTGGCCAAACAACAGCAACTGACAGGGTTTATGAATCGGATCGGTATTTTGCTAAAGTCGATTGGTTTATATCGCCAGAACACTCTATTGGCTTGACTGCAATGAATAATAAAGAAACATACGAAACAAGTGTGTTTGGTTATGATGCAGATACCAATGTTGTGAGCGCCCAAATAGGCTTAACCTCTCCAGGTCGAGAAGGCGGGCAAGTCTACGGTATCAGTTACAATGGTTATTTTGGCGATAACTTTTCTGTTTCAGCTGTCGCAGGTAGAACATCAGAAAACATTGATAATGTCGCGATATCTGCAGATCCTGGTGTTTGGGATCGCAGGTTTGGAACGACTTTAAGCCAACATACTCAGTCTAGTATTTCTGAAGAAGAATACATTCGTGATCAAGCTCGTATTGACTTTAACTGGGATCTGGAATCTCATTCAATACAGTTTGGTGTTGACTACACGAATGTAAGTGTAGACTTTACTTCAGGTCAGAATGGTATTGGGGATGCAGAAGGTTGGTGGAACGTTAGGACCTCTAACGGTGATGATTTGTCAGGCTTAGATGCTGGCGAGCACTATATTGAGCGTCGTGTGAGAACAAGGTTTACTGACTCAGAAGTGAACTCTTTAGCTTTTTATGCCAGTGACACTTGGCAAGTGACTGATGAACTTGTATTAAAATTTGGTGCTCGTTACAGTGGCTTTGAAAATACCGTAAGTGATGGTCGCGCTTATGTCGATATTGATAATCAATTTGCACCAAGACTGCAAGCTATTTACGATGTATTTGGTGACGGAACGTCAAAAGCTTATGCAACATTTGGTCGTTACTTCCAGCCAGTATCCGCCAACATGAATATTACTCAAGGTTCATCTTCTATCGAATGGTTTGAACATTTTTCATTAGCTGAGCTTGATGGTGATGGATCTCCTACGCTTTCTGCTGATGGTTCTCCAAATCGTGGTGCTATGGTTCGTGATAGATTTTATCGCCAACGTGGCATTACCGAACCTGGTTTGATTTCTTCTGCTTCAATAAAACCTATGTATTCTGATGAATTTACACTGGGCTATGAGCAAGAAGTGTTTGGTGACATGACAGCAGGTGTTCGTTTTGTTTATCGAGAACTTGGACGTAGTGTAGAAGATACAGATGTAGGTCCTGTTCTTGCGAAAAAACTTGCAGAGTTGGGTATTGAAGATAACGTCGGCCAAGGTTCGTACTATGTCTTGAATAACCCAGGTGAAGCGATTCAAATGTCATATGACTTTGATGGTGATGGCACAATTGATAATGTAAATTTAAGTCAAGATGAGTTGCAATTGCAGCAGCCAGAACGTAAATACCTTGCTTGGGAGTTTACGCTTGATGGAAAAGTAAACGACGATTTAAAAATTGATGCTTCCTATACTTGGTCTCACAGTTACGGAAACACAGAAGGGTTAGTTAAGACGGATAATAACCAAGCTGATCCAGGTTGGACTACGTCTTACGACTACGCCGATTTAATGGATCACGCTTATGGTGACTTACCAAACGATCACCGACACTCGTTTAAGTTCAATGGTACGTATGCTATTACAGAAGAGCTTACACTTGGTTTAGTGAGTAGAATGACTTCTGGTCGCCCTACAAACTATTTCTCAGTTCATCCTGTTGACGTTGATAGTTGTCAAACAGGTAGCCCATGGGATGCATGTATCAGTAAGTACTATGGAAATGCATCACATTATGATTATAACGGCAGACCTGCGCCTAGAGGCTCAGTGGGTAACTTACCTTGGGTGATTAATGTTGACATGTCACTGACGTATCAGACTGAAATATTCGGACATGACTTTTCTGTAAAAGGAACGGTTTATAATCTGTTTAATGATGATGCTGCATTAAACATTAACGAATCGCGCCAAAAGTTCGTTACAGTTGGTGATGAGAGCGTTGCTGTTGTTGATCCTGAATATGGTCGTGTAACCAGCCGTCAAGGTGCTCGTTACTTCTCGATTGTAGCTCGTTACGAGTTTTAACCTCCCTGTAAAACTTATATGAGCAAGGTAAAAGCCAGCTAATTAATTAGCTGGCTTTTTTCATTCTTTATGTCATGAAATCTGTATCACTCGATTACGTCAGTTTTTAAACCTAGAAAAATCAGCTGGTGGCGCTCTTAAACCTAGAAACATCAGTTGACTGCGTTCTCAAGCGTAGAATAAATGGCTGATAGTAAGGCGTAGCTTGCAGCAAGTAGAACCACTACTTGCTGCTATTCATGCCTTGCTATCAATAATTTTTTCTGCATATATGAACGCTCCCAACCGATTTATTTACCGTGAAAATAGCCGCTAACACCTATTCCCAAGCCTGTTAGTGAAAGCATAAAAGCTAAAAATCACTTCGCCTTTAGCTTAGGTTGGAAATAATCTTCAAATCTCAGCGAATACAATTTTCATGGTGTAGGGTGATAGAAAAATAGTAGCCAAAGTAAACACATATGACATCTATGCCTATCATGAACGTTTAGGTTGAAGTACTATATTCCCTACGGCCGCCATACAAAACTGGCGTTCAACGCACTTAGTGCTTTTGTCGGGATAATTCAAAAACTTGTAACCTAGTAATGGAATCCTTTAGCCTTGCCCTTCGGGAGCTTGTATGTGTCCAAATTACTACGCAAAACTGTCTCAACGTAGCAATGTAATAACGACAGTTTTGTATGTCGGTAATAACTATGTCTTCATCATTTTTCACTTGTACTTTGTACACATACATAGCTCTGAGCTGGGAATTTAATTACTGTAATTGGTATTACTAATGCTTTGGGTTTGGTTGAAGGTTGATACCATATCTATGTTTGCTAAAGAGTCACTACTCAGCTTTTCTTCTGCTAAGAAAGATGTGCTTTATGATTTACTCAACCGAGAAGACTTGAATTGGAGAAAACTGCAACTTTACACCGCTAAAAAACTCATAAAACAGGAAGGCAAGAGTAAAGTCAGAGCTTTTGTTGTCGATGATTCAGTAAAGCAACGTCGTGGTAAGAAAATGCCCGGCGTATCCAGTCACTTCGACCATTTGACAGGGCGTTGTGTTATGGGACAGCAAGTACTGAGTTTTGGCTACGCTTCTGATAGTCAATTTGTCCCACTGGATAATGAACTCTTCATCAGTCAAACCAAAGCACAATCTCTAACCCGTAAATTTAAAGATGAGCGCTCAATAGTCGCTAAACGTTACAAGCAATCTGTGGCTCAAACTAAGCCTGCTATGGTTGCAGGTATGGTTAAACGTGCGCTGGGAGTAGGTATTGAAGCTGATTATTTTCTTGCAGACTCTTGGTTTGCCACCAAGCCTATTATCAGCATGACGCTTGAGCATGATTTGACGGCTATTCTCCGAATGAAAAAAAACAAAATGAAGTACCGCTTAGCGGATAAATCAGAGTGCAGTGCCGCCGAACTATTCAAAACTCAAGTAAAAGGCCGATGGCAAAAACTAGCAGGGTTGCCTTATCAAACAAAGTCCATTGTCGTTGAGTTGAATCTAGCAGAAACGGCAAAGCTTGAGCCGAATTGGATTAAGGTTAAACTCGTCTTTTGTCGAGGTGTTAATCCTGATAAGAAAAAAGCAGGTAAACACGATTGGGCATTATTTTTAAGTACGGACGCTTCGCTAAGCGATGAAAAAATTCTTGAGATTTACGCTTTGCGTTGGGGAATTGAAGTGTACTTCAAGGAAGCCAAACAACATCTTGGCTTTTTGAGTGAGCAAAGTCGTCATTACAGTGCTTATATTGCTTCAATTCATCTAACAGGGTTGAGGTTTTGCTTGCTTCTGCATGCGAAGCAAAATGATGAAAACAGCAAAGTCTGTGACTCAAGGAACCTACTTTGCGACAGTCTACAAAATTTAGATTTTGCTTGTAAATTATGGGGCTTATTTAAGGCTTTGATCAGCGATGCAGTTTCTAGTATTTCTTCGTTACCAACAACAGAAAGCGAAATCATACTTAATCAAGTCAACGAAGAAGTGACCTCG contains:
- a CDS encoding ATP-binding protein → MPSLIRIVLIDTHLPGVVELELDGHTNICGTNASGKTTLQRLVPVFYGEYPSRVVPSTRDSFERWYLPHDGSYIIYEYRKSDGLIYQAVLSSAGDGKGVNYRFIAKAFELDDFVKTRHGDNIICHTTAELGRQFKRDGVLVSKHLNTREYRAVIQHDRSLLNIGSSRSELRGYANQFSLCDSEHSLRHIEKLAKAVHSKEGKMETIKSMIAAILEEDGVNPPSSRVNPQHVEAWINESQLVKGFEQLQPEYVKLEQEFNQLLSVEHRLSSLTRVYKNDEELEIQRKELAENKAKEECIKLKMLEENWKETRDELNQELSAAKADSSKYEQELDLMEEQHGAFLDADIEQAKIDLTLIPNWQTDLENMRERHKLQTEKHHDVESAYNERRSKISEKLNRDLEKLHTQLETQREQKEQQRDTARKDIETLNDKAREQIASINAEHNEQRSEFKLKAAEYNIQLQNVTYTQAEKHTLAEFDARINLGREQEQSSSHKVDRLTTEERKLRAKREQANETLRSASKRVIQRQQQLDEVEQALYPQSHTLLEFLRKEADGWEQNVGKVIAPELLHRTDLHPQVATEVHDSLFGIHLDLKAVEVPECAETEQALRIRFNKAEEAVELAKEQQQIAEAQLVEVNTQLDDLSRELTIARTAYRNCRDDLQRLWEDKTTAQEKIDQALKSRQSDTQQLLVKLESELKRQAQQHQTRVEEHQAQARDDKMERQAYWQEVIGVIDNQINQTRNSIDQRKTNAKVEQKECDVWYKDELQSRGVDEGKIVKLKQDINNYETRISNAESRRNDVLKFDDWYQREWIIRKPKLQTMLTEVKQAVAEFSQRLSTESSKVKTQRETIDKTRKQQEAIQVETSENLTRLRELIRKLSDLKLPANDDEVQGGLAERMRQGSDSLLMRENLLSSIKQYVEHFDSIIASKSGSRFAEMWEKSREESSSVNDKGIRILDYRKLVPELDNLLNVIVSQQFRAIQEQGRIFGVDLTAYYDVLADIDRRIASQSARITREVGEELFLDGVSESAVKIRSRISELEFWPELERFVKAFATWKASGFDGLPDEDYIISMRRVLDIIGRSALAGGISKLLEIELRLREGHSDLVIRTDRQLNESSSHGMAYLILCKFLLAFTRLLRGRAQVTIHWPIDELGTLHHNNVKKIFDACENNQISVLGAFPNPESEVLTLFKNRYIIDKKTKKLQVVKPKVNPIAEKLKNRLKESA
- a CDS encoding condensin complex protein MksE → MSELANMSHESTGSVMVGTSALIESLLKGDFVCRTTDEDSWRALQNQATRDRIEQYLNQINRTLASAAEGEVYFCGYLELGDNERKVISSQFRDICQSLTPLVEWLVLVQESSGADAPLTQGAPIRLTELQTRIEDTPAFREQLSQLSQYRLFGSTSSAADNQIKLVFKRLLELGYLIRPNKDKQIYIATGKLDYLYEVIRFIDETEALSLEAQAETITQADLI
- a CDS encoding phosphoenolpyruvate carboxylase, with the protein product MSNNLHQAGVKLLKQLSKHADLIMDAYVAGSVDETKAESKAIDKLKNAGILWRPDLEQDLRLTRTVRAMLEEALSDERNRQIDSNAGSALATIKTLANHYKEARHNVDHAAAEAYLADLSEHVYSFTESLAYSTRVLWSRINNDFGYVGSINAKIRENELAQTQVTELLNGLEMFQFEELTEIAGDVRELRKLLVTALHESLSLNIEELSLVQGRLLELLGRFRQIRGRTRLLKGWLLNAEMHPDYTPDNHVNHKQIPSIFNQAESLLAPASVDIRNTMHEAEIMQLVAKVKSFSDRPKSTESEKELSSFTLEDTQDFEIIESAIKVAVDKYLCDVIESGQPTSALEYLSAKQLAFDSESWLYQVIGGYEGLAEEYKEHFSLLAEGKNHSVYTGNFIVSDIIIGLD
- a CDS encoding DUF7281 domain-containing protein, which encodes MWQEIYDVTEIGDYIQQSRKLILSASHLKTLRQTIKDICKVDVLSYSPDIERIEMTTQGADDKLAKIKPEDDFVLFKILGVTFNFQPFTNACSMRVKVDELLAFFANENISTVLVVENLDIFDRIYEFDLPCNKESTLVVYRGDSKHSPTGLKRFLVNIPKKSEIIAFTDFDPEGLRIALTLPSINAVLLPNLKHIPVETLRKYNQIDDYVKQSNARSFLSTSCNEKIEPDWQFMKTHRLSIKQQTMLSNQVPLKLNTIN
- a CDS encoding TonB-dependent receptor, which translates into the protein MNTNYFISKCPSRKTLAAIAVSSALLFSAPAALAVDGSGIVKGHIENVSGQSIANATITLKHKTKGLVYSISTNDNGEYILRNVPVGDYDITISKNGFSQASENNVEVTIGQALILDSQLQSASSENIERIEVTGSSIRRVDLENSTSGVTLTQAELNVLPVSTGFESIALLAPGTAAPGGSNFKGASSFGGASSAENGYYLNGLNVTNIRTGLGSIALPWEAISQTQVQTGGVTPEFGGAMGGIVNAVSKSGNNDFSFGVEARWDPSSLRSEHQSIYDSEGVIQTNTQRDSTDFKYVRLWASGSIIEDKLFYYGLYAPRRTESEWAGQTTATDRVYESDRYFAKVDWFISPEHSIGLTAMNNKETYETSVFGYDADTNVVSAQIGLTSPGREGGQVYGISYNGYFGDNFSVSAVAGRTSENIDNVAISADPGVWDRRFGTTLSQHTQSSISEEEYIRDQARIDFNWDLESHSIQFGVDYTNVSVDFTSGQNGIGDAEGWWNVRTSNGDDLSGLDAGEHYIERRVRTRFTDSEVNSLAFYASDTWQVTDELVLKFGARYSGFENTVSDGRAYVDIDNQFAPRLQAIYDVFGDGTSKAYATFGRYFQPVSANMNITQGSSSIEWFEHFSLAELDGDGSPTLSADGSPNRGAMVRDRFYRQRGITEPGLISSASIKPMYSDEFTLGYEQEVFGDMTAGVRFVYRELGRSVEDTDVGPVLAKKLAELGIEDNVGQGSYYVLNNPGEAIQMSYDFDGDGTIDNVNLSQDELQLQQPERKYLAWEFTLDGKVNDDLKIDASYTWSHSYGNTEGLVKTDNNQADPGWTTSYDYADLMDHAYGDLPNDHRHSFKFNGTYAITEELTLGLVSRMTSGRPTNYFSVHPVDVDSCQTGSPWDACISKYYGNASHYDYNGRPAPRGSVGNLPWVINVDMSLTYQTEIFGHDFSVKGTVYNLFNDDAALNINESRQKFVTVGDESVAVVDPEYGRVTSRQGARYFSIVARYEF
- a CDS encoding IS4 family transposase; translation: MLWVWLKVDTISMFAKESLLSFSSAKKDVLYDLLNREDLNWRKLQLYTAKKLIKQEGKSKVRAFVVDDSVKQRRGKKMPGVSSHFDHLTGRCVMGQQVLSFGYASDSQFVPLDNELFISQTKAQSLTRKFKDERSIVAKRYKQSVAQTKPAMVAGMVKRALGVGIEADYFLADSWFATKPIISMTLEHDLTAILRMKKNKMKYRLADKSECSAAELFKTQVKGRWQKLAGLPYQTKSIVVELNLAETAKLEPNWIKVKLVFCRGVNPDKKKAGKHDWALFLSTDASLSDEKILEIYALRWGIEVYFKEAKQHLGFLSEQSRHYSAYIASIHLTGLRFCLLLHAKQNDENSKVCDSRNLLCDSLQNLDFACKLWGLFKALISDAVSSISSLPTTESEIILNQVNEEVTSFFNQVMQMDTFTLRQEAISTGKYP